A single genomic interval of Spinacia oleracea cultivar Varoflay chromosome 6, BTI_SOV_V1, whole genome shotgun sequence harbors:
- the LOC130463866 gene encoding uncharacterized protein, whose amino-acid sequence MESYIVKITIILYITITATEATFLLPIGGILGGRFHHGGDANFGGNFNVNHEFGGSGRYNAGGNKEIYGGGQGVGQGQAQVQAEAQAQAQVQAQGQAVSQAQGQAVSQAQSQEVARAQGQAQAQAELEGQAQAQAHTQAQAQAQAQSQAQAQAHGHAQFGSNLEFDKHFRGVRGFNNDGTNQILGSGQASGVAQGSGQALGQGQAQLGSNLEYHKHFRGSGSFNFDGSKKISGSGEASGLGQG is encoded by the exons ATGGAGTCTTATATCGTAAAGATAACAATTATTCTTTAT ATAACAATAACAGCTACCGAAGCGACTTTTCTTCTTCCTATAGGAGGCATATTGGGAGGAAGATTTCACCATGGAG GTGATGCAAATTTTGGTGGTAACTTTAATGTTAATCACGAATTTGGAGGATCTGGTAGATATAATGCAGGAGGAAATAAAGAAATTTATGGCGGAGGTCAAGGGGTAGGCCAAGGTCAAGCACAAGTTCAAGCTGAAGCCCAAGCCCAAGCCCAAGTGCAAGCCCAAGGTCAAGCAGTATCCCAAGCCCAAGGTCAAGCAGTATCCCAAGCCCAAAGTCAAGAAGTAGCCCGTGCGCAAGGTCAAGCCCAAGCCCAAGCAGAATTAGAAGGTCAAGCCCAAGCCCAAGCACACACACAAGCCCAAGCACAAGCCCAAGCTCAATCCCAAGCCCAAGCCCAAGCCCATGGTCATGCACAATTCGGTTCTAACTTGGAATTTGATAAACACTTTAGAGGTGTTCGTGGCTTTAATAACGATGGAACTAATCAAATTTTAGGTTCAGGACAAGCATCGGGTGTGGCCCAAGGGTCAGGCCAAGCTTTAGGCCAAGGTCAAGCACAATTAGGTTCCAACTTAGAATATCATAAACACTTTAGAGGTTCTGGTAGCTTTAATTTCGACGGAAGTAAGAAAATTTCAGGTTCAGGGGAAGCATCGGGTTTGGGCCAAGGATAA